The DNA segment TTATAAACGGGCAGATAGGAGATGCCGGGCTGCGGAGAGGCGTCCGTTGGGAAAATCCACGGTGGCTTTTCTCATgaccccggggcggggggggagcaGAAAGCGCCGTGTCCTCCGGAGAGGccaaatttgggaaaaaaaattaaataaaataataatagtactAATACGTGACTTCGCCATAGATAGAAACGCACtggtgggggagaaggaggcggtggtgggaagggatgggaatggggatgggatgggaatggggtgggaatagggatggggaggggatgggaatggggacgtgatgggatggggacagggatggggatgggaatgggataggaatggggatgaggatgggaatagggatggggaggggatggggaaaggatgggaatggggatgggaagggaatGGGATGGGAATAGGGATGGTGGGATGGGAatagggatgggatggggatgggaatggggatgggaatgggatggggatggaatggggatgaggatgggaatggggatgggaaCGGGGTTGGGGATgtggatgggatgggatgggaatggggaggGGATTGGGTTGGGATGGGagtggggatgggaatggggatggagagggattggggatgggaatgggatggggatgggaacgGGGAGGGattggggatggggatgggaacaGGGATGGAGATGAGATGGGAATGGGAATGGGGAGGGattggggatgggatgggagtggggatgggaatggggatgggaatggggaggggactggggatggggatgggatgggaatggAATGGGGAGGGGATTGGGGATGGATGGAGATTGGATGGGGAggggaatggggatggggagggcaATGGGAATGGGGAGGAGattggggatgggatgggagtGGGGATGGGagtggggatgggatggggacgggaATGAGGATGGGAATGGGAATGGGGATGGAATGGGATTGGGGATGGGATTGGAATGGAGATGGGATTGGAACAGGATTGGGATGGGATTGGAATGGAATTGGGGATGGGGATTGGAATGGGGTTGGGGATGCCGAGCACCACCCCTCGTTTGGCTTTTCCCCATCACGATCCCGTACGGACCCATAGGGTGGGGCCGGGATCTTCGGAAGCAAACTTAAAGGACCCCCACCCATTTTGGGCGCCAAAGCGcctttttgctgcatttttgtgCTCTTGGTCCCCACGGCATCGCGCCCCAGGACTCGGGCGTGACTTTATTTTCGGGGGCTCCGTCACAACCCCGTGCAAATCCGCAGCGCCGGGATGCGGCGACGGAGAATCCAATGGATTTAAGGACCAAGCGACCCCCCGCGCCTCATCCCGACGCCCTTTAATTAACTTCTCtcgtggggaaaaaaaaccttcaaggaGCAAAAAACGGGCGGCTCCGGGAGAGGGGACCCCCACCCACGTCCCGCCGGGGAGGAAACGCCGCTGCCATTGTTTTTGGGGCCGTTTCCTTTCCCCAAAGGCTCTCCTTCGCCGGGAACGCCGAAGGATGTTTCCCTTCGGAGCAACGGTGGcgtttcaataaaaaaaaaaattacaaaaaaaaaacacaaacgaaaaccccccaaaaaacactCAGAGTTGGAAATTAAGGGGGGGAAAGAGGGGGAACCCCCCAGACAGAGACCCATCACCCCAAAACCAGCTGGGGTGGCCTTAAAGCACCCGttaacaggggaaaaagaggaaaaaaaagggaatttttccGCCCGGCGCAAGGGAGGGAGGTGAATTATCGGCTCTGACACATCAgggtccccagggtgcccccccccaccccggggtgccTTTTGGTTTGGGGGTGCTGGAAGGTGCCGGAGGCGGAGAGGGACAAAGTGGCTTTTCCTACGGCACCCAGATTTTCCCCTCGCAAGAAGGGAGGGGGGGTGGGttgggtgcccccccccagcacccacccaacTGCTGCGACCACAGGGAGGGGTCAGTGGgtgctgtgccccccccccccccccccccagtacccccagacgcctgccccccccccctaAACCTCCCCCGGGTCCTGCCCGGTGCTCTCCGCTTCCCGCACCTCTTACCCggttccccccccgccccggtgcccccccccccggtgccgcGGGGCTCACCCAACAGCGCGGTCAGCGCCAGCGCGGTCCGCGGCAGCGCGCCCATggccggagccgccgccgcagcAGGTGCCGGGGCCGCGCCtggggggggccccccccccccgcgccctgcAGGTGGGGGCGTGGCCTAAAAACGGGGCGTGGCCTAAAGGGGGCGTGGCTTAACAAAGGGGCGTGGCCTCTTCCCACCCCACTGCTTGGGGCACCCCCTCCAGGGGGGGTCCAagccaacccccccccccaaattccACCCGCGCACCGACAAACGTGCAGtgatttattaattatttgGGTTATTATTAATGATGGTATTAGGGTTATGGGGGGGGCAATGTGGCACCCCAACGTCACCCCTCCTGGGGACCCCTAAACCCTCCCCAGCCACATCCCTCCCGCAGCGGCAGGGCGGAGCGTCCGTCGCCCTCCTCCCTTCGGATAAACACAGTAAtccttaaaagaaattaaaaaaaagaacgttaaaaacactaaaaaaggCCATTTGTGACTCTCCGGCTCAAGCTCCCTGGTTTTAGGGAGCGCCGGGATGAATCCTGAGGGTTATCCCAGTCCTCGATCCCACCAGGGTCAGACCTCGAAGCAGGAGCGAACGGAGAGATTAGACaacggaggaggaggaggatgaggagggaaTTAATCCCTTCTCACCCTCGTCTCCCCCCGTAAATCCAGCCTGGCCGCCGGGATTGCAGAATCCGGCTTCGGGGAGCGAGGAAGCTTTGGGGGATCGACCTGGCCTGATCCCACCGGCATCTCGCCTTTCCTCTGCCGGCATCTCCCGCCTGTAATCTCACCTCCCGCTCCAGCGGCTGCTTCCCTCTCGGCTCCCGGTAGAGGCTCTTTGGGGCGATTCACCCTATTTCGGGGCGATTCACCCTATTTCAGGGCGATTCACCCTATTTCGGGAGCTGGGAGCACGGGGAGCAcgacctcctcctcttcctctccccgcCATCTCAAGGCTCAACCGCATCCAAAGGCGATGCCGACCTCCAGCTGGGCAGCGATCCTCCCATTTGCAAAGATTCCGGGAATCTCTGTGGGGAAGGAAACCGGCTCCAGCGGCGCTCCCCCTCCAcgttaaataaattaaacatcTCTCGCCGGAGATGGAATGAAGCCCCGGTGGGAATATCCCAGGAGAAGCCCTCCACGTCCCCCGAAATTCCCACCTCGAGGAGGAGAGAGACATTTGCTGAAGGCCGTACGTGTTTGCTTGATTTTATTAGGACCGACACATTCATCGTATGTCACAACTTCACCGATCGATgagctttagaaaataaaaaaaacccaaacaaccgAAACCGCCAGCGCCAGCCGGCAAGATAATGGGGCTTATATAGTAACACGTCTGATAAAAGGCATTAAATGCGTCCTCCCccgtccccgtgtcccctccccgtccccccccaaccccccctTCCCCGTTCTCACAGCTTTGATTGTATCCGTAAGCATGGTTcgacggaaaaaaaaaaaaaccaaaacaaaaaaaccaacaatatgtttcccagctgccaggttATTCTCACAAAGAGGCTAACTAGaactcaaaataaaataaaaaaaacaacaacaacaaaaaaaaccaaaataaaaagaaaaataaaaaggccaggaattattttaatgttaaaaaataaaataaaataaaagcgGATATGGCAACGCTACTAGTAAAGTGGAATACATCACAGAAACCAAAGTCTTTTTGCAGGCAACACTGTTCGGAGAGAGGAGAACACTTGACGGGTGAAAAAAGTGAAGTTCTAAATTATATACAATAGTATCTAAGGGTGGCTTTGAAAAACAGTCTCCTTTAACGTGATTCAAGGTTTAACTTGCCGTTATCTATTGCTTATTTATTCAGATCCGTAATAACACTTAAGAGAGAGACGGATGCGTAAAAATGAGACACCGTGGAataaagaaaaaccaaaaaaaatcccagcttttCGTATGAAAACGCCACGTGTACGCGCTTGTCCGATGTGGAATGTACCTACAGTCGTTTCACGGGCCGGGGGCTTCTCCTCGCCGCGCCGCTCCGGTGGGAAAACCGGCCGGGACACGCTCGCTTGCTGGGGATGAGCTCGTGGAAAGCGCCCCGCAAGCCTTTCATCACCCCAAAACTCGTTTCCAGGCGGAAAAAGTCCGACTTGCCCGGCTGTGAATGGACAGGATCCGAAAGCGTCTGGTAGCGAGATGGAAAAAAGGGGCAGAAAGCCCTAATCCTTATGAAGGACGAGACTCAGTTGTTAAATTTTAAGGGGTATCCGATGGCTTTTTCCAGGCACTCTACCAAAGAGCCGGCGGAAAGAAAATCCCTCTCCACTTCCACAAATTTGATGTAGATGGATTTGGGCGACACGCCGGGCTCTACGACGCAGTTCTGAGATAAAAAGGCGTTGATCCCGACCCAATCTTTGCTGAAGGTTTTGGTGTTTGCCTGAAAGTGTAAAAACAGGCACTGCTGGAGAGTCCGGACCTCGGCGATGCCGAGGTAACAGTAGATAATCCGAGCGGATTCCATATCCACCCGGAGGGAGGCTTGCGGCGAAGGGACCTCCAGCTCCCCTTGAGTCTCATTGCCGGGATCGGGCCCCCTGTGCTCGGCGAGAGGGGAGGGGGGTTTCTCGTGGCACTCTTCGTAGCCGATGGCGTACAAGCCGGGGCTTTTGGGGATCCCTCCCGGTAATAAATACTGAACGACGTTTCCTCCGGTGGGTTTGGAGTGGGCGATGGGTATCCAGTCGATCTCCATGTGCAGCTCCAGGCACCTGGCTTCGCTGATGGTGATCTCCAGGAATTTGTAATAAACGTTTTTCCAGTTCATTTTCTGCACTCTGGTCATGATAACCCGACCTTCCGGTTTTTCCGAGTTGAAATATTCCCGGAGCCGCTTGCCGAGGGGTACCTGCGAGCTGATCTCCGCGTAGTGGTAACGAATATCCTCCTTCCAGCGGGTGTTGTAACCGATGCCGAAAATGGCCAGTTTGTTAGAAAGATGGAGCCTGGAGAAGTCCGTCCAGCTCTGAAACAGCTCCCACTTCAACTGGACTGACTCCAAGATTTGCATAATATTCTGCATGACGTCGCGCTtcctggaaattaaaaaacacGGAGAGAAGGATAAAGGCATCAGTAAACTGGAGCTGCAAAACCATCCCGGCGAACGCACCCACCTTCGGAAAATGGTAACCCGCTCCGGCTTTCTCGGCTGCTTTTTAGGCGGTGGGTATTTCGTTACGGATTTATTTACGGATTATAACACCACCCtgatgttttgggtttgttttttttttaattaatctcagcaaaaccaaagaaaaacccaaccccaactCCTTCCGATACCCCAAGCAAACTACAATCCCTACTGGAAATGAGATCTTCTGCAGGAGATGACCCGCTAAAGAAAACAGGAGCTGATAAATCCCCAACTTCAATGTCCGAGAAAGATTTCTGCTCTTaccaaccccaaaaaaccacacgGTGGAAACGTCCTACTCCTACCCGAGCTGCTTCAAACCGATCGCAAACAAACGCGTCTCTGGCGCCgctaaataaatgcaaattcGGTTACCGGGTTATTCTTTATGGCCGTGCCTTCCCGTCGGCACGCGCTCCGTCGCGGACGACCAGAGCCGCATCCCTAATTTGCAACCGTCACTCAAAACGCTTCCACCTCGTCATTACCCCAAAATTAATGGGAGCGAACGGAGCTGTAATTGTAAAAACCACAAAGCAAGAGCCGAGCCGCTCGGAAAAGCCGGGTCCCAGCGCTGGGTCAGAAACAGGGCTCAAGGGACCGACCCCGCGGAGCAGAAGATGCCGGGGCGGATGACCTGCGCCCGGACACAACCGATGCGATAACCCGCTGCGGGACGGACAGCCGAAATCCCTCTGGATATCCAATCCAGAAATCCCCGCGTTtccaaagatttctttttcgCTCCCGGTAACGAAACTGGCATCAAAGCGAGTTTCCACGGAGGGATTTACGCTTCGCTAAGCGATCGGGAGAGAGCATTTGCATGTGCCTGAAGCAAGCTGGAACAGCTTCCTCCAGGATGAATGAGACACTTAGAGCGTAATTAGCTGGTAGGGAGAACTACTCATTTTAGGAGTTATTGTCCTATAATCAAAGCTGTAGGAAGATAATGCGACTCGTTTGGTAACGGAGAAACCCCTCTCGGTCCAACAAATGGGATTTAAAAGCTTGCTCCACCCCGCTCTCCTCCCTTTTATCTGTTGCGCCGCATCTGTAAAGCTGAACTGCAATCACACCGGGGTCACCGCGTCCTCCCAAGAGGGTCTTTCCTCCTCCCACGTCCCACCAGGAGAACATACTGCATCTTTAGCCCGCGCACCAGGCGACACCGGTTTTCTTCCGCGGCGCACGCGTGAAGTTCCCTCCTCTTGCGGGCTCCTTTGCTGCGTCCATGAAGATGGCTGAAACTCCCTAAAATCAGCTTTTCCCGACAGCTCCCCCATGGATTTAGGGCACGAGACTGGTGAGGGACACAAAGGTCTTTAAGCGACAGCAGATATGACACCCCACAAACCACACAAGTTTACGGCTGGGGTTGACTCTGGCAGCTGCATTTCTGCCCAGTAAATGCCTACGTGGCTCAGAAAGTCTCTTTTTCCATCATATCGACGTAAGCgttcaaagaaaaaaggtttgGGAGCTGCAGACCCTTCCCATGGTGCTGGAGAGGTCCAACCTCACAGCCTCTCATCTCAAAATCCCAGCTTTTATAGGTGTAAACACAAGGCACGTGATTTCGGGAAGGTTCTCCAAGTGCTGCTTGTCCCTCAGGTCATCTGCTGCCCCCGGAGCAGATTGAAGGCCCAGGGCTCGGGACCTCCGTGCTGTGTGTCGAGCAGTTTGACGCACGATGGTTAGCGCACCCCAGCTCTGCAAACCTCAGGTGGGGTGTCCAAGCTCCCCCAGAGCGGGTCCGAACGGTCCAGGCTGAGATCCCTCACTCCTCACGGCCACGGGAGGGACTGCATCCATCAGCACGCCATCCCTCTTAACTATCCGGCAGCAGCCGCCACGCCAGAAGATTCCTGGAGAGACCTTAAAGGGCGTTTTGGCAAGCGCATCTCCGCTGCGATCAGAGCGCAGCCGAGTTTCTCGAGCACCAAGGAGGGGACCTGCTTGGCAAGCGGAGTTGTGTTTGAGCCAGGGCTTTTTAAAAACGCCTGTTGCATCGTCAGCGAACtcctgtttcttattttaagtTACCCCTGAGGAGTCATTTCTACTTCCCCCTGTCTAGCAGCAAAGGAGAAGGCAAGGAGAGAAACAGCGTACAAGAAAAACGCGTATTTACCCCAAATCCGTTTGTATTTACATACAAATGCCGCGGCAATACAAGCCGGGACTCCTTCAAAGCTTCTCTACAGCTTCCCCGATGTTTCTTTGGATGCCGAGCAGCACAGCATCGCTACGcttggaaaaatgtcttttgtagACTTTTGGAAGAGCAAATTCGCCTCCTGGGGACAGGACAGACAAGGGGACGAGACAGACAAGAGGACAAGGAAAGCGCTGGCCCGGCGCAGGGCTGTTTGGTAGCACAGAGCCTGTGTTTCACCGCTGTTATACACTCGTTTGACTCAAGACAGACAGCTGAACTCAATTTAGAGAAAGCAGTCCTATCCAAACCCAGAGACAGGAGAAAGCAGCGTGGGTAGATTTTCATTCAACAGTGGAGGAACAGAGCtaagaaccaaaaaaaaaaagcccccaccTTTATTAATTACACTATAAATACCCTTGCTAAGTTTAATTCGGCACAAAATAGAGCCGAAGCTCTGGTGAAAAAAAGATTAGTCACTCATCAAACTGCTCCTGCTGGGAAGAGGAGTAATTTCACTAGAGATGATCTCCGGCAGCACCTTGCGTACGGGAGAGAAGGGCTTTCCGCAGAGGGAATCCATTGCTTCGAGCACAGAGGAAGCAGTagggaaagaagaaactttcagctctgcttttcagttttagCGGCTCCTCTTCCCGTGTACACCAGGACTCGACGGCTCGGCAGCCGCCCCGCTGAGCTTTGCTTTCCCAGGCTCTATCCAGCATCTCCGTGACTCGGTATTATAAAAGCAGTAAGAGTCAAATTGTtcctattatttctttttcaacagaaaatccTGAGCTAGTCAGCGCTGTGTGTCACAGGGCAATCTCATTTTTCATCTGCAGAAGGTGCCCTAGAGCTGGATTTTACCCTATCATCAAACCACGACCTCCGTGCTGGAGACTGGCCGTCTCTCCGTTTCTTTCTCCTTGGAAGCTTTTGCAATTCAAATTAGGAAAGATGGGAGATGTGGTGTAAATTTAAGGCGCTGTTTCCAAACAAAAGCAGACTTCAAAGAGGCTAAACCAGCTGGTTTCAGTGAAGGACCCAGCTCCCCAAGCTTTTTCTAGTTCATCTTCACAAAGCCCGCAGCGAGTAAAACGGCTCctcaaataaatttaaaatagcaGAACAGAGTCTTAAGCAGCGTTTcacttttcaaaactgtttggAGGCAGCAGCGTGCCAAGGGGATGCAACAGCAGAGCTGACGCGGGGAAGGAGAGTCCAGCTGACGGAGCACGGGACCCGGACACAGCTTACCTATTGCTCTTCTCTTCCTACACTGCCAAAAATAAGGCAACCCCAGGAAATACGGGAAGTCCTTATACGTCTTCGGAGGCCAGTTATTTACTACCTGAAGCGAAGGGAGGCAGTGCTGTCCGTGCTAACATGCTGCGCGGCTTGCTTGGAGATACGATGCATTAGGTTTGTTGGTGCACGATCAGATCCCGGCGCTGGctgagctggcaggagcagccGAACCCCTCGCAGGCAGCAGGAGTGatctccctctctttctgcaggttTGTGGTCAGTCGATAGCGACAGCAGCCTCACGCATGTGTGTTTTATCAGGAAAAGAAGAGCCAGAATAAATTCCAGCGCCCGGAGAGCTCAGTGATACGTTTCCTATAGCAAGTATCTTAGTGGCACTCTCCCACCCTCTCTGCCAGGAAAATAATGTCACGGTGCATGTCTGCTCCCGTGGTTTTCTGCAAACTGCTTAGCTCCAAAAGATCCTTTCAAAAATCCTTCTAAAACCccaggagagggaaagggataAGCACAGACAAGATTTTTAGCAATACACGTGCTTACAGTCCGGCATCGCCGCACCGAAATTTCTCCACGTCAAAAATCGCAGCACAAGGTTCAGCAAAGAATCTGAATACACCGCCACTCCCTCCGATTTCATTGAGATTCTTTCTGCTGAAAATCCGCACATGACCAAGAACGCAGATGAACTGAAGCCCTACCTTCTTTGAACTAAAGTTATAcgtattttaaaacacaggcCAAAGAGGTGAAGAAGTTTGGCACCTCTTTATCGTCTGCAGCTTTCAAGAATAGACGCAATCCTATTTTTTGAAGATAATTCATAAATACCCAGCTTATCTTCGTACCAGCCACGCTTCTCCCGACTGCTTTTAATCTATTAAGTCAGAGTTTAAAAGTTCCTTGCTCTTatagtggggggggggggaaataattTCCAGCAAATATGAGTTGGAAGATGCTTTGTGCTTCCACCGAGCATGTAAGATGGGCTTATCACCTGCACACTTCACAAAATGCCTGAGAGTTCAGAGATTTCTCTGCATTTTAGAGTCATCTTGGGATGGGGAAATGACCACAAAACTCCGAAAAGTCTAATCTATCAAATCGAATCCAGCCATCCATCGACACAACAACACCTGGAAGAGAAGATTCAGGCAGTCCGAGCCTCCGAGCTCAGAAAATTCAGGATTATCTTCTATGCAATTCCCTAAAGCACGCCTTGAAAGGTTAAAATTATCCCAGAGCAGTCCTAAGAAACTGTTCAAAGAGGCGATAATAACGTTTACgctgaaaaaagttattttgctcCAGGTCATCCCTGAGTCGCTAAATTGAATTTGCTCCacgttaggaaaaaaaaaaagtcaccttcGGGTACCGTGAAAATCCGCCTGAAGTGAGGAGTTTGACAAAGGTAGGCCATTACAATGGaagcttttaattatttttatttctttaggttttggaggatttttttcatttagttaCAGTAAAAAGCCTCTGTCGTATTACTAACCAGGGACACTACGTTAATGTGTACAGTGCTGATGACCTCCTACCCTACAGAAGCTCGTTTTCCAGCCTAGGAAATACCAGATTGACTTCAGATGACACTACAAATTATTGCCCGGGGGAGCTCGTGTGTGGAACCCACCCAGAAGGGTCTGCGAGCCAATTTGCGATGGCTCACTCCCATCGCAGACAGATTTAGGGTTTGAAAACCCTGAAGGTTGGAAGAAAGCAGCCCCGGCCTGAGTAAATACGGCAcaattcctttcatttttcGAAACGCTCTGTGTTATTGTTGGCGAGGCAAGGGAGATTCACATGCTCAAAGCATTCGAAACGCTCCGGTATTTCTCAGATTAAACCGATCCAAAAGGTTACAAGTCAGCTCTggaaagttataaaaataaaataacataaaaaaaaaatcacaagcttTGGCATGCCTTCCCACCAAGGAGGGGGAACACATGAACTTTCCTCGCGAGCATTACTCACGCCAAGCCAACACCACTCCTCCtatattctcttttttccttacGTCCAAAGGGGCAAACTTCaggcagatggaaaaaaaaaaacagattataaaGAGATCCAAGATTTTGGCCTCGTGTCACGATAGCCACAGCCTGCCCGCACACATCCCTAATGAATCTGATGTGTATTTTATCCGCATTTTAAGTCCTTGCATTCATGTACTAAGTCTTGTTTCGTTTGCTGAATGATGAAGCCAAGAAGAGACAAGAGTTGTGAAGCTTTTCAGATGTTCTGAGGTAACTGGAATAATGCATAAAGCAGATTCAACTGTATGAATAGCCTTGCACAATGTATTTATAATTATAATCAGAAGTTTCAAATATCCTCCCCTCCTGCACAACATCCCTAGGGAAATACATTCCAGGGTAAAACATTCATAAATTACTTACTGCGTGTCTTCTGAAGATTCCTGTTTTATCTTTAATGTTCTTTTCGTGGTAGGCATTTCATCTGAAAGGTAAAATTCCAATacataattatattttaaatgatgttgctgaggcttttctttttttttaaaggctgaaattaaataaaaaataaatcagagttGCTTCCTAAGTCAGGCAGTCCACTAGAGTTCTGCACAAGACAGCTCCAGTTCCTAAATCGTCCGTAACTGAgtagtgtattttttttttttccccttggaagAGACTTGGCCAGTTAAGATCTGCATCTATCTCCGCAAGCGCAAAACCTTTCAAGGACAAGACAACAATTCCCGCTATTAAATCACAAATCAATTTAATTGCAAACTacgttgttttttttaaaaaaaaaaaaagaaaaaggttttctgcTTTCAAC comes from the Gavia stellata isolate bGavSte3 chromosome 26, bGavSte3.hap2, whole genome shotgun sequence genome and includes:
- the MSANTD2 gene encoding myb/SANT-like DNA-binding domain-containing protein 2 isoform X2 yields the protein MAASCGSSQLPAAEPPLKIPKMEVLSPGSPGALSDGNPSLSDPSTPSGASPLGPGPAAGGAGLGGGGGAGGRGGASPSVSFSPGGAAAAAAAAACRGMSWTPAETNALIAVWGNERLVEARYQQLEGAGTVFGSKAPGPAMYERVSRALAELGYERTPSQCRERIKTLRRCYSRVKEHGVGKRKSSYTFEQLEQVFGQGGWDSQPCQPVLINSSGLYQELESDGSTMEEYSQEDWGNHSQDLHCYQTGEQELDEMPTTKRTLKIKQESSEDTQKRDVMQNIMQILESVQLKWELFQSWTDFSRLHLSNKLAIFGIGYNTRWKEDIRYHYAEISSQVPLGKRLREYFNSEKPEGRVIMTRVQKMNWKNVYYKFLEITISEARCLELHMEIDWIPIAHSKPTGGNVVQYLLPGGIPKSPGLYAIGYEECHEKPPSPLAEHRGPDPGNETQGELEVPSPQASLRVDMESARIIYCYLGIAEVRTLQQCLFLHFQANTKTFSKDWVGINAFLSQNCVVEPGVSPKSIYIKFVEVERDFLSAGSLVECLEKAIGYPLKFNN
- the MSANTD2 gene encoding myb/SANT-like DNA-binding domain-containing protein 2 isoform X3; protein product: MAASCGSSQLPAAEPPLKIPKMEVLSPGSPGALSDGNPSLSDPSTPSGASPLGPGPAAGGAGLGGGGGAGGRGGASPSVSFSPGGAAAAAAAAACRGMSWTPAETNALIAVWGNERLVEARYQQLEGAGTVFGSKAPGPAMYERVSRALAELGYERTPSQCRERIKELESDGSTMEEYSQEDWGNHSQDLHCYQTGEQELDEMPTTKRTLKIKQESSEDTQKRDVMQNIMQILESVQLKWELFQSWTDFSRLHLSNKLAIFGIGYNTRWKEDIRYHYAEISSQVPLGKRLREYFNSEKPEGRVIMTRVQKMNWKNVYYKFLEITISEARCLELHMEIDWIPIAHSKPTGGNVVQYLLPGGIPKSPGLYAIGYEECHEKPPSPLAEHRGPDPGNETQGELEVPSPQASLRVDMESARIIYCYLGIAEVRTLQQCLFLHFQANTKTFSKDWVGINAFLSQNCVVEPGVSPKSIYIKFVEVERDFLSAGSLVECLEKAIGYPLKFNN
- the MSANTD2 gene encoding myb/SANT-like DNA-binding domain-containing protein 2 isoform X1 encodes the protein MAASCGSSQLPAAEPPLKIPKMEVLSPGSPGALSDGNPSLSDPSTPSGASPLGPGPAAGGAGLGGGGGAGGRGGASPSVSFSPGGAAAAAAAAACRGMSWTPAETNALIAVWGNERLVEARYQQLEGAGTVFGSKAPGPAMYERVSRALAELGYERTPSQCRERIKQLHKRQSELVRNAKYTLRRCYSRVKEHGVGKRKSSYTFEQLEQVFGQGGWDSQPCQPVLINSSGLYQELESDGSTMEEYSQEDWGNHSQDLHCYQTGEQELDEMPTTKRTLKIKQESSEDTQKRDVMQNIMQILESVQLKWELFQSWTDFSRLHLSNKLAIFGIGYNTRWKEDIRYHYAEISSQVPLGKRLREYFNSEKPEGRVIMTRVQKMNWKNVYYKFLEITISEARCLELHMEIDWIPIAHSKPTGGNVVQYLLPGGIPKSPGLYAIGYEECHEKPPSPLAEHRGPDPGNETQGELEVPSPQASLRVDMESARIIYCYLGIAEVRTLQQCLFLHFQANTKTFSKDWVGINAFLSQNCVVEPGVSPKSIYIKFVEVERDFLSAGSLVECLEKAIGYPLKFNN